In Thermococcus sp., a single window of DNA contains:
- a CDS encoding translation initiation factor IF-2 subunit alpha, translating to MPRKAKEFPEEGEFVVATVKNIHPYGAFLTLDEYPGKEGFMHISEVAPTWVKNIRDYVKEGQKVVVKVIRVDPEKGHIDLSLKRVNQQQRKAKLQEYKRAQKAENLLKMAAERIGKDFETAWREVWVPLEKEYGEVYAAFEDAAQNGIEVLKGLIPDEWLEALKPIIEAYVEIPTVTIDAEFEITVPKPNGVEIIKEALIRARDRANEEKDIDVKFTYQGAPRYRIDITAPDYYKAEEVLESIAEEILRVIKEAGGEATLIRKEKRIKKIKRR from the coding sequence ATGCCGAGGAAGGCCAAGGAGTTTCCCGAGGAGGGCGAATTCGTCGTTGCTACCGTCAAGAACATTCACCCCTATGGAGCGTTCCTCACCCTTGACGAGTATCCCGGAAAGGAGGGCTTCATGCACATAAGTGAGGTCGCCCCAACCTGGGTCAAGAACATCAGGGACTACGTGAAAGAGGGTCAAAAGGTAGTTGTCAAGGTGATTAGAGTTGACCCAGAGAAAGGCCACATAGATTTGAGCCTCAAGCGCGTCAACCAGCAACAGAGGAAGGCGAAACTCCAGGAGTACAAGCGCGCCCAGAAGGCCGAGAACCTTCTCAAGATGGCCGCGGAGAGGATTGGCAAGGACTTTGAGACCGCATGGAGAGAGGTCTGGGTTCCTCTTGAGAAGGAGTACGGCGAGGTTTACGCCGCCTTTGAGGATGCCGCACAGAACGGCATCGAGGTTCTGAAGGGTCTCATCCCCGACGAGTGGCTCGAAGCCCTGAAGCCAATCATAGAGGCCTACGTTGAGATTCCGACGGTGACGATAGATGCCGAGTTTGAGATAACGGTTCCAAAGCCGAACGGGGTCGAGATAATAAAGGAGGCCCTCATAAGGGCCCGCGATAGGGCAAACGAGGAGAAGGACATAGACGTCAAGTTCACCTACCAGGGAGCACCTAGGTACAGGATTGACATAACGGCCCCGGACTACTACAAGGCCGAAGAGGTTCTCGAGAGCATAGCCGAGGAAATTCTCAGGGTGATTAAAGAAGCTGGCGGAGAGGCCACACTAATCAGAAAGGAGAAGCGCATAAAGAAGATTAAGAGGAGGTAA
- a CDS encoding lysine exporter LysO family protein: protein MRFLYLVLTSLTAGILVGRFLSPNFGNAYEVMLYVLIFLIGMDLGLSFRKEELMKVSRKALLLPFLTLIGSILGGLMASLLLGIEPKWGLAIGAGCGWYSLTGPLIAQYSPLYGAVGFLGNLVREILTILIYPIATKRIDPKKAVAMGGATTMDTTLPIITKFGGREVALVAFVHGFVLTALIPFLLPLILTL from the coding sequence GTGAGGTTCCTCTACCTCGTTCTTACCTCGCTCACCGCAGGGATACTCGTCGGGCGTTTTCTCTCACCGAACTTTGGGAACGCCTACGAGGTTATGCTCTACGTTCTGATATTCCTAATCGGAATGGACCTCGGTTTAAGTTTCAGGAAGGAAGAGCTTATGAAGGTCAGCAGAAAAGCCCTCCTCCTGCCGTTTTTAACGTTGATTGGTTCAATCCTTGGAGGTCTCATGGCCTCGCTCCTCCTCGGTATAGAACCGAAGTGGGGCCTGGCAATCGGCGCCGGCTGTGGGTGGTATTCCCTCACTGGGCCGTTGATAGCGCAGTATTCCCCCCTCTACGGTGCCGTTGGGTTCCTTGGGAACCTTGTGAGGGAAATCCTGACGATTCTAATCTATCCAATCGCAACAAAGAGGATTGACCCCAAGAAAGCCGTCGCCATGGGAGGGGCGACAACGATGGACACGACCCTGCCAATAATAACCAAATTTGGAGGAAGAGAAGTCGCGCTCGTTGCTTTTGTCCACGGGTTCGTCCTTACGGCCCTGATTCCCTTCCTCCTCCCCTTAATACTCACCCTTTAG
- a CDS encoding RNA-protein complex protein Nop10 has translation MKFRIRKCPNCGRYTLKETCPVCGTKTKVAHPPRFSPEDPYGEYRRRWKREVLGIGVRK, from the coding sequence ATGAAGTTCCGAATAAGGAAGTGCCCCAACTGTGGCAGGTATACCCTCAAGGAGACCTGTCCGGTCTGTGGCACGAAGACCAAAGTGGCTCATCCACCTCGCTTTTCACCGGAGGACCCCTACGGCGAGTACAGGCGCAGGTGGAAGAGGGAAGTCCTTGGAATTGGGGTGAGAAAATGA
- a CDS encoding 50S ribosomal protein L44e codes for MKYPKQIRTYCPFCKKHTIHKVEKVKKRPRSELSQGQRRFRRIMKGYHGFPRPNPAGREKPVKKLDLRFRCTVCGKAHTRGKGFRVKKFELVEV; via the coding sequence ATGAAGTATCCTAAGCAGATAAGAACCTACTGCCCGTTTTGTAAGAAGCACACCATCCACAAGGTCGAGAAGGTCAAGAAGAGGCCGAGGAGCGAGCTCAGCCAGGGTCAGAGGAGATTCCGCAGAATAATGAAGGGTTACCATGGATTCCCCAGGCCGAACCCGGCCGGGAGAGAAAAGCCGGTTAAGAAGCTTGACCTCAGGTTTAGGTGCACTGTCTGCGGTAAGGCCCACACCAGAGGAAAAGGCTTCCGCGTTAAGAAGTTTGAGCTCGTGGAGGTGTGA
- a CDS encoding 30S ribosomal protein S27e yields the protein MALPKNLIPMPRSRFLRVKCIDCGNEQIVFSHPATPVRCLVCGATLVEPTGGKGIVKAKILEVLE from the coding sequence ATGGCGCTCCCGAAGAACCTGATTCCAATGCCACGCTCAAGGTTCCTCCGCGTTAAGTGCATAGACTGCGGAAACGAGCAGATAGTCTTCAGCCACCCGGCCACTCCTGTCCGCTGTCTCGTCTGCGGTGCAACTCTGGTCGAACCAACCGGTGGTAAGGGAATCGTCAAGGCCAAAATCCTTGAGGTTCTCGAGTGA